From Novosphingobium resinovorum, the proteins below share one genomic window:
- the trbK-alt gene encoding putative entry exclusion protein TrbK-alt, protein MDGKLLARIGAIIFVAIAITATVIEMTREDEPAQSRPAPALQPSADPLRQSLRRCQQLGEAAVNDPGCLATWAESRDRFLGRTPVPAAPHQNGGQ, encoded by the coding sequence CTGCTGGCCCGGATCGGCGCGATAATATTCGTCGCCATCGCGATTACCGCCACGGTGATCGAGATGACCCGCGAGGACGAACCGGCGCAAAGCCGTCCGGCTCCTGCGCTTCAACCTTCTGCCGATCCGCTCCGCCAGAGCCTCCGTCGTTGTCAGCAGCTAGGTGAGGCTGCCGTGAACGATCCCGGCTGCCTCGCCACTTGGGCCGAAAGCCGCGACCGGTTCCTCGGCCGAACGCCGGTGCCCGCAGCCCCGCATCAGAACGGGGGACAGTGA